Below is a window of Salvelinus sp. IW2-2015 linkage group LG35, ASM291031v2, whole genome shotgun sequence DNA.
ttgtcatcggcaaagactaaGGAGTTATTTAGGatgaaaagaaatggaatagagctaagcacaggcaaaatcgtagaggaaaatcctggttcagtctgctttccaccagacactgggagacacatgtacctttcagcaggacaatatcctaaaacacaaggcaaatatacactggagttgcttaccaagatgacattgaatttccctgagtggcatagttacagttttggcttaaatcagcttgaaaatcaaaggcaagacatgaaaatcgctgtctagcaataatcaacaaccaacttgacagagcttgaatcattttaaaaagaatgggcaaatattgtacaatcccggTATGCAAATCTCCTAAAGACTTACacaaaaacactcacagctgtaatcgctgccaaaggtgattctaacatgtattgactcagggggtttaatacttatttaatcaagatatattagtgtgttacaattttaaaaaatgtttatgaAAAGTATCatttttattccactttgacataacggggtattgtgtgtagggatCATTGACACAAtttgacaattaaatacatttgaatcccactttgtaacataacaaaatgtgtaaaaactttctgaaggcactgtatgtataaactcacttcctctaccctccctctatctctcccaacCTCCCAGCCCTTGGGTAGACTGGGGGCAGATGTGCTAGGCATTGACCCGGTGGCAGACAGTATTGGGACAGCGGAGGTACATGCGTGGCATGATCCAGACCTGCGTGGCAATGTGCGTTACCGTGCCAACACTCTGGAGGAGCTCTCTGAAAAGGGGGGGAAGGGAGCGGGGCAGTTTGATGCGGTGGTGGCCTCTGAGGTGGTGGAACATCTGGCTGACCTGGAAACCTTCACACTCTGCTGCAACCAGGTGCTCAAGGTGGGTCATGTGACTCGTCTCACATTTGATGTGTGATGTGGCCGTGTGACTGTACTCTCTGAGAGAACAGTCACTTCATTGAggtatctgtggtgtgtgtgagtgatttgTACTATCGACTGTATCTTTTAGGTTGACCTCTGTATCGGTCCGAGGGCCAGATGCCTTCAATTTCCTGGGTCAGTGTGTTGTAGGACAAATGAGTTGAGCGAGCCCAACTCTTCCTACTCTCCTCTAATACCATTGCATCCAGATTCTCACTCTGTCCGGCCCAAATCTTTCACCCACTCTTTTAATACCGACCATCCAAAAATATAATTTGCTCTGTACAATGTCATGTTTCAAATAGCTTCGTTGGTTGAGATGTAAACCAGCTCTCATCTCTCCTTGTAACACTTGTGTGTACAGTCTCTGATGTGTTAGATGAAGCATTCAAAGCCTGTCCCCTTTTACCTGATCTTTCAGTAGTTTTCTTTCTATTGAATTCTTATCTGTCAAACTTGTGTCGCTGCCACTCAATTGACAACAATAGCGTCACCCGAAGCGACACACATCTGTTGGGTCACATTCATTAgtgtacacaacaacaacaacaacaaaaacatttttgcaacggGAAAAggaaaatgagcatttcttattggaccaggTACCGGTCCAGGTAGTCTCTTCtggtttggtgcctaatgaacacaaccctgggttGTAACGGTCTCCCTCCTGTGTGCAGCCAGGAGGCTCCCTCTtcatcaccaccatcaacaaGACCCAGCTGTCGTACGCCCTGGCCATCGTGGCAGCAGAGGAGGTGCTACGCATCGTGCCCAGCGGAACCCATGACTGGGATAAGTTTGTCGGCCCCGTGGAGCTGGAGCGCCTGCTGGAGTCCAGTGAGTCTGCCTGCTCTTCCTTCACATGCCGctactcctcttcctcactctcctcttaGCTCTTTCTACTGTTCCTTTGGTCTTTTACTATTGTGCTGGTGCCTCCTTTTTTTGAAGGCATACTGGTGTCTTTGTTTGGCTCATTCTGTCGTTCTCACTTTCCAATAGGAGGTTGTGTGTGaccctctgtctctcgctctctttctctaatCCATTCTCTCGCTTTCTGTCTTTTCAATTGTCCCGTTCTCTTATTTCTCATCCATTCTTTCCCtatccctctctttttctgtctgacCTATTCCTCTCTATCTCCACTCCGTCCCAGATGGTTTCCATGTGGAGTCGATCCGAGGGATGCTGTATAACCCTTTGTCACGGGCCTGGAGCTGGACAGAGAGCACCAGCATCAACTACGCCCTGCACGCGGTCAAACTCGAGGAGGAACCGAACTCCGACGAGGACGACCCCGAAGACCCCACCGTGGTAGTTGCCCAAGCTAAGGCCAGACGCTGGTACAACTGACTTGGCCGTGGAAGAGCGAGTGGTCATACGTGGTCAGCTGCAGCACAGATCTTCTGATATCTGAAAGGAAAGGCAACGGACCTAAAAAAACAAAGCTATTGAAGGTTATAGTTCAGTGCTTGACACAAGTGCATGGTGTTTTCTTTCAGCCAGGCCATGATTGTTCTGTGAGTTCAAGCATAATGAGGCACACCCGGTTTGAACAGGATGAACATGTCTACAATGTGTCCAGTGCACTCTAGTCTACCTCCAGTGACACGAGCGCTCGCCCACGAAGCCGCTAGAGTGCGCAACGCTTCTCGCGCAGTAAGGATTTTGAATGTATAAGCCTTCTTATAGATATTCAATATTTCAAGAAAAAGTGAATCTGCAGGAAGCTATAATAAACAGATCATTGAATACGATTTCAGAACTACTATGGATCAGTTGGAAAGTGTTTATGAGGTGCGATGTTTGTTTCAAACCGAACCTTTTGGGAAAAGCAGAGCACACGGATGCAGGCGGGACTGGGTTGGCaccaattatttatatatacactgactgATAGGTGCctatcattgtaaaaaatattttggaatccatagaaatgcatttattaatgactacattcatttttgccacatgtattctattacagacaccttaatgcatacatttaaattgtattatGTGGGCTGaacataaaaaatatctttaaaaaatatatcttccAAGTATAATTTTTTGAGatgactaatgttactgtccccactacaacaacaaaatacttaaatacatgtaattttgttctTAACATTTAAtcgaaatactgtagaattccattcattcctatggaggactgctcctaccggggagtgccaatatgaccGACCGTTTGCTTCAAAGCCtatcaatggccaatacatagcatttTAGCAATCTAGAGTTTATATACATCGTTGGTTGGCACGAGCTCAAGACTGAGGGATACCAGTAATGTAACTGATTTTACATGATATAATCCTTACGAAAGCGCGAACCGTTTTTTCAAGCTAAGTTGTTTCGCAATATTAGGTATGGCCCAAACAATCACAACATAAATCACATTGATCGGATGTATTCTCCAAGATGAATGCCTTTTTACACTTCCCGAAGTTACTGCAGAGTGAGTATAACCGACTATAGCTAAAATAGTCAAAAGCATGCACCTGCTATGCAAGCATATTGTTGAACATGCACCAGTCGTTATAGCACTCGGAAGAGTGTGTTGTGCAGTCAATAGTGGCTAAATACTAAGTCTACTGTATATAGGTTGGTCCATGCAAATACAGTTGGCCAAGTAAATGTTGCTATGGAGATAATGCAGGACTTAGTGGAAATGAATAGTGAAATTACCCAGATAACATTGCTCCAAGAAAACAACACAGTTGCTTAATTCATTTCATTGGCATTTAGAAATCAATATACCTAAATTTATCATCATGATTTAAGGCCTGGCCTATTGCCCTATATTGTGTGGTGGTTTTGTTGTCGCTGAGGCTCAGATGTGAGGGGAGCGCTCAGCGTCTGCCACTCGTTTCCATTGGAACAGACAAAGGCTCCGAAGGCTGGCGGAGGATGCCGAGCTCAGGCCGGAAGATGTCTTATTTCTAATGTTTGACAGATTAAATAGCATATCGCCATGCAGCATAGGACTGTTGTGACATACTGATGAAGCCGATAGCGGTTTGCGGGAGGACGCAGGTGTCACGCGGCGATTGATAAGAGTATGTGGGGTTCTGGTTTCGCCTCGTCCCGACCGTGTGTGGTTGAACTCGGGCGGAATCAAAGCGTGTCCTTGGGGATATGTGGTTCCGACCAGCCTCACTCTCTTTATGGCTATATCATCGCAATCCCTTTACGGGACTACGGTGGGATCATGTCGGGATTGGATTCCTGGTGGAAGAAGACCATCTATATCACCGGTGGTGCCCTCCTCGCCGCTGCTGCCTACCTATTGCACGAGCTGCTCGCCATCAGGTAGGCTATACAATGGCAAAAAAATATGCTACAAATGACACACTCTGCAACGGTATTGGTTCACATGATCaaatgtgtgcatttgtgtgatgTTTAGGCTGTGTTTTGCGTAGGCCTAATATACAATATTCACAATAATGATCTAAAATGATATAGCCATTCATACCCTCGGGGAATGGGCTGGGCGTGCACACTTGCTGTCGCCTCTGAACAGCTGCTCTTGACAGATCTCTGAATAACAGGATATTGCTGTCGTTTGTTTACATTTGTTCAAATACTCGCGGAATCATCTGTTCTTGCACTGTGGGCTAGATTGTACAGCTGTTTGATGATATCGTTCCCAAGGAGGCAAGGACAGGTGAtgggaaaaaatatttgaaagtgGAAAATCACGCGTCAGGTCTTGTGCCATGTCTTGAGCGTCAATATGAATTTCTCTAGCGCTGCAGCAGTGGTGTCAGAGTGTTTAGTGAAAGCGGTCGTTTTGTAGCCTACTGTTGAATGAAATGCGTCTGGTTTAATCTTTGAGAAGGAAGATTAATCCAGGCCTATTGTTAACGTAATGAATGGCGCTACTGTCCCCACGCAGTCCTCAGTCAAACATTTAGGCCTATGGTACATTCTGTAACGGTGGCTCCATATAATCTGTCACACACTCTAAGAGGACTAGCTTTTGCATTTCCTAATTTGGAAACATTGTTGAATCACGTCGCATACGCCTACCACTGTCATGCTTCTACCATAAAAAACTACATTTTGACAGTAAATCTGCAGCATGTGTTATTCTATGCCATCCCGTTGAGTGCCTCTTCTCAAAGGAACTCCCTGATTCTAGGCCTAAGTACAATAGTGTTTATTTTACACGGTCCAGAATTTCCGCACCATTGGAAAAATGGACTGAGACGTAGCCTACGTCGTTTCGAGGGTTTCGCACCACGGTTGTATGGACAGGGACATTTTGTGGGAATGTGAGTTGTTTATTCTTGTCGTAGGCTGTCCCGCGCAAGACTATTGTACCGAAAACCTAGCCTATACATTTTATTAGCCAAAGTAGGCTATCATTTATATACATGTCATATTTATTTCCAGAAATTAATTTTACATTTTCAAGGCGTTACAAAATGCCTGATGATGTAATTGACTTTGGATGGAGTCCATTCCTGCTTTCTTGGACATGTGTGGCTATAATTCATCAAATTAATTTAGGTAAGAACTAGAGTAATTGCAAGGCAGCACGCCCCTGCACTGTAGGCTG
It encodes the following:
- the LOC111959183 gene encoding ubiquinone biosynthesis O-methyltransferase, mitochondrial produces the protein MYSKKFGRFILGFCTRCLTSVVNDTTTSARTSVCKHHTQFLERRSQIGFAVVRFRAASRTTVDPNEVKRFQLLANKWWNEQGDFAALHSMNDLRVPFIRDNLLNAHGGWQPGKPLAGLRILDVGCGGGLLTEPLGRLGADVLGIDPVADSIGTAEVHAWHDPDLRGNVRYRANTLEELSEKGGKGAGQFDAVVASEVVEHLADLETFTLCCNQVLKPGGSLFITTINKTQLSYALAIVAAEEVLRIVPSGTHDWDKFVGPVELERLLESNGFHVESIRGMLYNPLSRAWSWTESTSINYALHAVKLEEEPNSDEDDPEDPTVVVAQAKARRWYN